In a single window of the Pseudochaenichthys georgianus chromosome 16, fPseGeo1.2, whole genome shotgun sequence genome:
- the LOC117461518 gene encoding LOW QUALITY PROTEIN: G-protein coupled receptor 20-like (The sequence of the model RefSeq protein was modified relative to this genomic sequence to represent the inferred CDS: deleted 1 base in 1 codon) has product MDFNSTESWLLINTSFPTMPVIGSASNRSGMEAYLQRLAHLDEGLYHDFYGLWIALMVINSLIFMVGLVLNILALYVFCFRTKQKTTSVIYTINLAVTDLLVNLSLPTRILLYYSGGACLTCSYLHIFSYFVNMYCSILFLTCICVDRYLAIVQVEASRRWRNSSVAKCVCVSVWLFAIVVTYSFLSTAFQNPGCCLSKLLFLTITEFFLPLIIIMVFTVRIMWALADRRLMQQSRDMRRRAVQLLSTVLIIFTVCFTPFHIRQVVVYFHPEMPHHVIAYHLTVTLSSLNSCMDPVVYCFVTNNFQATMRNIFRRAEPEQTSGDIISMQHSSKASGVTANAITNNMIKMTKISPTLQRQSGE; this is encoded by the exons ATGGACTTCAACAGCACTGAGTCCTGGCTTTTGATCAATACTTCATTTCCCACAATGCCTGTAATCGGTAGTGCCAGTAACAGGAGTGGCATGGAAGCATATCTTCAAAGACTGGCTCATTTAGACGAGGGGCTCTACCATGACTTTTACGGCCTCTGGATCGCACTGATGGTCATAAACTCTCTCATTTTCATG GTTGGTTTGGTGCTCAACATACTCGCCCTG TACGTGTTCTGTTTCCGCACCAAGCAAAAGACCACCTCAGTGATCTACACCATCAACTTGGCGGTGACGGACCTCTTGGTGAATCTCTCTCTGCCGACTCGCATCCTGCTCTACTACAGTGGGGGGGCTTGTCTCACCTGCTCCTACCTGCACATCTTCAGCTACTTTGTCAACATGTACTGCAGTATCTTGTTTCTGACCTGCATATGTGTGGACCGGTACCTCGCCATCGTTCAG GTTGAAGCTTCCCGTCGGTGGAGGAACTCCAGTGTggccaaatgtgtgtgtgtgtcagtctggCTGTTTGCCATCGTGGTCACCTACTCCTTTCTTTCCACTGCCTTCCAGAACCCGGGCTGCTGCCTCTCAAAGCTCCTGTTTTTAACCATCACTGAGTTCTTTCTACCGCTCATCATCATTATGGTCTTCACGGTGCGGATTATGTGGGCACTAGCTGACCGCCGCCTTATGCAGCAGAGCAG GGATATGAGAAGGAGGGCTGTCCAGCTGCTGAGCACAGTGTTGATCATCTTCACTGTCTGCTTCACACCTTTCCACATCCGACAG GTGGTGGTGTACTTCCACCCTGAAATGCCTCATCACGTGATAGCTTACCATTTGACTGTCACCCTCAGCAGTTTGAATAGCTGCATGGATCCTGTCGTCTACTGCTTTGTCACAAATAATTTCCAA GCTACCATGAGAAATATTTTCCGCCGCGCTGAGCCAGAGCAGACTAGTGGCGACATCATCAGCATGCAGCACAGCTCCAAGGCATCTGGAGTGACGGCCAACGCCATCACTAATAACATGATCAAGATGACCAAGATCTCCCCTACACTGCAGAGACAATCTGGGGAATAA